One window of the Chitinophaga niabensis genome contains the following:
- a CDS encoding SRPBCC family protein: protein MSREQKNDFMPGTVSLHRMLKASPEKIYRAFTEATAIASWIPPYGFLCVVHEMNVKQGGTYKMSFQNFSTGNSHSFGGEYLEIKPNEFLKYTDQFDDPNLPGQIVTSIWLEKTIAGTDIKIKQEGIPDAIPEAFCYLGWQESLDKLMRLVEPEIPDA from the coding sequence ATGAGTAGGGAACAAAAAAATGATTTTATGCCAGGTACTGTTTCATTACACAGAATGCTTAAAGCATCACCCGAAAAGATATATCGCGCATTTACTGAAGCTACGGCAATTGCTTCATGGATACCACCGTACGGCTTTCTTTGCGTTGTTCATGAAATGAATGTGAAGCAAGGCGGTACATATAAGATGTCTTTTCAGAATTTTTCTACAGGCAATAGCCATTCATTTGGCGGGGAGTATTTAGAGATCAAACCGAACGAATTTCTGAAGTATACGGATCAATTTGATGATCCTAATTTACCGGGTCAGATCGTTACTTCTATCTGGCTTGAGAAAACCATAGCAGGTACGGATATAAAGATCAAGCAGGAAGGAATTCCTGATGCTATCCCCGAAGCATTTTGTTATTTAGGCTGGCAGGAATCGCTGGATAAGCTGATGAGACTGGTTGAGCCTGAAATACCGGATGCTTGA
- a CDS encoding RagB/SusD family nutrient uptake outer membrane protein, which produces MKFNNHFIYKAALVTLLLSSCGKGFIDLKPISTITTDNFYQTEEDFRNAISGAYNALRTGGTYGVDSYIFGEIRSDNSFPVASGSVTDQDEFDRFYIRTTNPFINSRWSNSYTSIARCNAILDRITPIAISDALKNRYIGEAKFLRALFYFNLVRTFGDVPLVLKEISNPDEGYEYGRNPKADVYAQIEKDLTEAAEALPPSYTGADVGRATKGAAKAILGRVLLTQKKYAPAAVQLKAVIDLNQYALVTTAYADFFKVSNKNNKEAIFDVQYKSGGIGQGNPWPNSFAPQNSGNAVIMFGGGGNNVPTDDLINDYEAGDQRKAATIATSYVNANGATIPGNFVKKYYDVPTVNNDNGNNIPIIRYADVLLMYAECLNEAGFVANGDAFAYLNEVRRRAGLGNLTAVEVPSQAAFRLVMEHERRVEFAFENLRWYDLVRTDRAITVLNGKSAQINLVNPVTPQNQVFPIPQSQIDINKTKITQNEGSN; this is translated from the coding sequence ATGAAATTCAATAACCACTTTATATACAAGGCCGCTTTAGTTACGCTTTTGCTGTCTTCCTGCGGTAAAGGCTTTATAGATCTGAAGCCTATATCTACCATTACTACTGATAATTTCTACCAGACGGAAGAAGATTTCAGGAATGCCATCAGTGGTGCTTATAATGCACTCAGAACTGGTGGTACTTATGGCGTTGATAGCTATATTTTTGGAGAGATCAGGTCTGATAATTCCTTTCCTGTAGCTTCTGGTTCCGTGACGGACCAGGATGAGTTTGACCGCTTCTATATCCGTACCACCAATCCGTTTATTAATAGCCGCTGGAGTAATAGTTACACATCCATAGCCAGGTGCAACGCTATTCTGGACCGTATCACGCCTATTGCAATAAGTGATGCATTGAAGAACCGGTACATAGGGGAAGCTAAATTCCTTCGTGCCCTCTTTTATTTCAACCTTGTACGCACATTTGGCGATGTGCCACTGGTGTTAAAAGAGATCAGCAACCCGGATGAAGGATATGAATACGGCAGAAACCCCAAGGCGGATGTGTATGCGCAAATAGAAAAAGATCTTACAGAAGCTGCAGAGGCACTGCCTCCCTCTTATACCGGTGCAGATGTTGGCCGGGCCACAAAGGGAGCTGCCAAAGCCATTCTTGGCCGCGTGTTGCTGACGCAGAAGAAATACGCCCCGGCTGCTGTGCAACTGAAGGCAGTGATTGACCTGAACCAGTATGCGCTGGTGACCACGGCATATGCAGATTTCTTCAAGGTGAGCAACAAAAACAACAAAGAAGCCATCTTTGATGTGCAATACAAATCCGGCGGTATAGGGCAGGGAAATCCCTGGCCCAATTCATTTGCGCCGCAGAATTCAGGAAATGCTGTCATCATGTTTGGTGGCGGCGGTAATAATGTGCCAACAGATGATCTCATAAATGACTATGAAGCGGGTGATCAGCGAAAGGCTGCCACCATTGCCACTTCCTATGTGAATGCCAATGGAGCTACCATTCCGGGCAATTTCGTTAAGAAATATTACGATGTTCCGACTGTCAATAATGATAATGGGAATAATATTCCCATTATCCGTTATGCAGATGTGTTGCTGATGTATGCAGAATGTTTGAATGAAGCTGGTTTTGTTGCCAACGGAGATGCCTTCGCTTATCTGAATGAGGTGCGCAGGCGTGCAGGACTTGGTAATCTCACTGCTGTGGAAGTGCCCAGCCAGGCAGCATTCCGACTGGTTATGGAACATGAAAGGAGAGTGGAGTTTGCCTTTGAGAACCTGCGCTGGTATGATCTTGTGAGAACAGACCGCGCCATTACCGTACTCAACGGAAAATCTGCGCAGATCAACCTTGTAAATCCGGTTACCCCGCAGAACCAGGTATTCCCTATCCCACAAAGTCAGATAGACATCAATAAAACAAAGATCACCCAGAACGAAGGGTCCAACTAA
- a CDS encoding TonB-dependent receptor, with amino-acid sequence MKLSLFIILFTASQVNASKVFSQTITVSFEQVELRTVLNAIEKKAKIRFLYNYDLSGLSKKMDFSVKNAKVTEALSKLLENSGLRYHDMGNNLIVISPEKSWGAAGNAQVTITGLVTDDKNEALPGVSINVKGTSIGTASGVDGRYSLNVPSANDTLVFSYIGFASQQQALAGRTTLNVTLLAVSSNLNDVVVVGYGTQKKQNVTGAITSVPMHEIGDMPVSNVATALQGKIAGVVVQQNSGSPGRTPAIKVRGFGSITAGTSPLIVVDGNIVSASVFGLLDAEEIDKIDVLKDASSAAIYGSRGSNGVIMVTTKKGRSGKTRMNLNVYTGFQQVTKKLDVLSSQEYAEFAKDAANNAYLDNVAGAQISDPNSARPSNFLRYRYPRGDLYAWLNFDDPAKVAALPDHNYQDLIFRTAPIQNYQFSVGGGSENAQYSVSAGYLTQDGIIKKSAMDRYTLRANVAIKAAPKLTIGININPSYIVTQEVRTDGHWADNGIINAALNTMPMAPIYKADGSYSSMAELAAPYNLPGITNPVANITEYNGEFNQTNLLSNAYAEYAFLPNLKYRVSGNANLYQNRRNAYTTSKMPLNQQLPPTAAAGSAFSEQGLSWLVNQVLTYNVSFKDVHNIEALVGTESNKVQYQSSNAAGNTFANDIVQTLNAAGQPASVTSQKTENATVSYFARVGYNYKGKYLFNVSVRRDGSSVFGPDNRFGTFPAASAGWRVTEEPFMQNLPVLSELKLRASYGLSGNNAFGNYPYAGNVGTTNYSFYNNVSTGLAISTLSNPALSWELNQQLDLGVDIGLLKNRISLTIDYYDRTTKDLLLSVNVPTLTGFSSANKNIGRMSNKGFEFGVNSYNLTGAFTWNTSANLSFNRNKVLALGPTGDRILSGSGVGETNVTMIGEPIGSFFGYKQIGIFKDAADLNTNPHDNTTRPGDVKYEDVNGDKIIDARDRTLIGNNQPDFIYGMNNSFSYKNIDLNISIQGTQGGQILNLSRRFFDNLEGGGNNLSIALDRWRSPQNPGNGKVPRANARTTGNNNAVSSRWVEDGSYLRIQNISLGYKLPKSLINRLKLEQVRIYASAQNLYTWTNYTNFNPEVSNYEGALTGGVDYGSYPLARTVTFGINVGF; translated from the coding sequence ATGAAGCTTTCCTTGTTCATTATTCTTTTTACGGCTTCCCAGGTCAATGCATCGAAAGTATTCAGCCAGACCATAACGGTCAGTTTTGAACAGGTTGAACTGCGCACAGTTTTGAATGCAATCGAGAAAAAAGCCAAAATCAGATTTCTCTATAATTACGATCTCAGCGGGCTGTCCAAAAAAATGGATTTCTCTGTGAAGAATGCGAAGGTTACTGAGGCCCTCAGTAAGTTACTGGAGAACTCAGGTCTCCGGTATCACGATATGGGGAATAACCTGATCGTTATTTCGCCTGAAAAGAGCTGGGGCGCTGCCGGCAATGCCCAGGTTACTATTACCGGGCTGGTAACGGATGATAAGAATGAAGCGCTGCCCGGCGTGAGCATTAATGTAAAAGGAACTTCAATCGGCACCGCTTCTGGTGTGGACGGGCGTTACTCGCTCAATGTTCCATCAGCCAATGATACGCTGGTATTTTCCTATATCGGGTTTGCGTCACAACAGCAGGCCCTGGCTGGCAGAACAACGCTCAACGTAACACTGCTGGCGGTTTCCAGTAACCTCAACGATGTAGTAGTGGTAGGGTATGGCACGCAAAAGAAACAAAATGTGACCGGCGCCATTACTTCTGTTCCCATGCATGAGATCGGTGATATGCCGGTTTCCAATGTCGCTACCGCCCTGCAGGGTAAAATAGCCGGTGTGGTAGTACAACAGAATTCCGGAAGCCCTGGCAGAACACCAGCCATCAAGGTGAGAGGTTTTGGTTCTATTACAGCAGGAACAAGCCCGCTGATAGTGGTGGATGGTAACATTGTTTCAGCCTCTGTATTTGGTTTACTGGATGCAGAAGAGATTGACAAGATAGATGTATTGAAAGACGCTTCTTCAGCAGCTATTTATGGTTCCCGTGGTTCCAATGGTGTGATCATGGTCACAACAAAAAAAGGCCGCAGCGGCAAAACACGCATGAACCTGAATGTATACACCGGCTTTCAGCAGGTGACTAAAAAGCTGGATGTACTGAGTTCACAAGAGTATGCGGAGTTTGCCAAAGATGCGGCCAACAATGCTTACCTGGACAATGTGGCCGGTGCACAGATATCAGATCCCAACAGTGCAAGGCCTTCCAATTTCCTGCGTTACCGGTATCCACGCGGGGATCTTTATGCCTGGCTTAACTTTGATGATCCGGCAAAAGTAGCGGCACTGCCAGACCACAATTACCAGGACCTCATTTTCCGTACAGCACCTATCCAGAACTATCAGTTCTCTGTTGGCGGCGGCTCTGAAAATGCGCAGTATTCTGTTAGTGCAGGTTATCTGACGCAGGATGGTATCATCAAAAAATCAGCGATGGACCGTTATACCCTGCGGGCAAACGTAGCGATTAAAGCTGCGCCGAAACTGACTATCGGCATTAACATCAATCCATCTTATATAGTAACACAGGAAGTAAGAACAGATGGGCACTGGGCGGATAACGGTATCATCAATGCCGCGCTCAATACCATGCCCATGGCCCCTATTTACAAAGCAGACGGCAGTTATTCTTCCATGGCGGAACTGGCAGCCCCATACAACCTGCCGGGCATCACCAATCCTGTTGCCAATATCACGGAATACAACGGCGAGTTTAATCAAACCAACCTGCTGTCCAACGCATACGCAGAATACGCATTCCTTCCTAATCTCAAATACAGGGTTTCCGGTAATGCCAATCTTTATCAGAACAGGAGAAACGCTTATACCACTTCAAAGATGCCGCTTAACCAGCAATTGCCACCTACAGCAGCAGCAGGAAGCGCATTTTCAGAGCAGGGTTTAAGCTGGCTGGTTAACCAGGTATTGACGTACAATGTATCTTTCAAAGATGTACACAATATAGAAGCGCTGGTGGGTACAGAATCCAATAAAGTACAATACCAGTCTTCCAACGCTGCGGGCAATACTTTTGCCAACGATATTGTACAAACGCTGAATGCCGCAGGGCAACCAGCATCTGTTACTTCCCAGAAAACAGAAAATGCAACAGTTTCTTACTTTGCAAGGGTAGGGTATAATTATAAAGGTAAATACCTGTTTAACGTATCGGTTCGCCGTGACGGTTCTTCTGTTTTCGGGCCTGATAACAGGTTTGGTACCTTCCCGGCTGCCTCTGCCGGTTGGAGGGTAACGGAAGAACCCTTCATGCAAAACCTGCCTGTGTTGTCAGAATTGAAACTACGCGCTAGCTATGGTCTTTCCGGTAATAATGCATTCGGTAACTATCCCTATGCAGGAAATGTAGGCACTACCAACTATAGTTTTTATAATAACGTGTCCACCGGCCTTGCCATCAGCACACTCAGTAATCCCGCTCTGAGCTGGGAACTCAACCAGCAACTGGACCTTGGTGTGGACATTGGACTGTTAAAAAACAGGATCTCTCTTACTATTGATTATTACGATCGCACCACCAAAGACCTGTTACTTTCCGTAAATGTGCCCACGCTTACCGGTTTTAGTTCCGCCAACAAGAACATTGGCAGAATGAGCAACAAAGGTTTCGAGTTTGGAGTGAACAGTTATAACCTTACCGGGGCTTTTACCTGGAATACAAGTGCCAACCTTTCTTTTAACAGAAATAAAGTACTGGCACTCGGGCCAACAGGTGACCGTATCCTCAGCGGCAGCGGTGTTGGCGAAACAAATGTTACGATGATCGGGGAGCCTATCGGCAGCTTTTTCGGATACAAGCAAATAGGGATATTCAAAGATGCAGCAGACCTGAATACTAATCCTCATGATAATACCACCAGGCCGGGAGATGTGAAATATGAAGATGTGAACGGAGATAAGATAATTGATGCCCGGGATAGAACCCTCATTGGTAATAACCAGCCTGATTTCATTTATGGTATGAACAACTCCTTCTCTTATAAAAACATTGATCTCAACATTTCCATACAGGGTACACAGGGAGGGCAGATACTCAATCTCAGCCGCCGCTTTTTTGATAACCTGGAAGGCGGAGGTAACAATCTTAGCATAGCACTGGATCGCTGGCGTTCCCCGCAAAACCCTGGCAATGGTAAAGTGCCGAGAGCCAATGCACGTACAACAGGTAATAATAATGCCGTTTCATCACGCTGGGTGGAAGATGGTTCCTACCTCCGTATTCAGAACATAAGCCTGGGTTATAAACTGCCAAAGTCGCTTATCAACCGGCTTAAATTAGAGCAGGTAAGGATCTATGCTTCTGCGCAGAACCTTTATACCTGGACGAACTATACGAATTTCAATCCGGAAGTAAGTAACTATGAAGGGGCGCTTACAGGCGGAGTTGACTATGGCAGCTATCCGCTGGCAAGAACAGTCACTTTTGGCATCAATGTAGGGTTCTAA
- a CDS encoding sigma-70 family RNA polymerase sigma factor, translating to MTTQLSDIFEHRPLLFAIAYRMIGEQQEAEDIVQDVYTSWLEMDTNRVEQPRHYLMRAVTNRSINRLKVLQRQRELYIGPWVPEPITDTALPEIFPDTGNDLSIGFLFLLEKLNPLERAVFLLRESFDLSYKELEAILDIPESTCRQHLHRAKEKLQKDKKRFESDVPRHQQLLEAFIVACMNQDQDKLISLLKEDISFYGDGGGKVSSATKPLFGRDVVSRMVLGLFSKVPVPTPLYNVLMVNGLPALALFDAITREPITCMCFEHEGEAIVSFYFIRNPDKLKNIRYQG from the coding sequence ATGACTACACAGCTCTCCGATATTTTTGAACACCGTCCCCTGCTTTTCGCCATTGCTTACCGTATGATAGGAGAGCAGCAGGAAGCGGAAGATATTGTACAGGATGTATATACCAGCTGGCTGGAAATGGATACCAACCGGGTGGAGCAACCCCGTCATTATCTGATGCGGGCTGTCACCAACCGTTCCATTAACCGCCTCAAGGTACTGCAACGGCAAAGAGAGTTGTACATAGGCCCCTGGGTGCCTGAGCCGATAACGGATACAGCATTACCAGAGATCTTCCCGGATACCGGTAATGATCTCTCTATTGGCTTCCTCTTTCTCCTGGAAAAGCTGAACCCGCTGGAAAGGGCCGTCTTCCTGCTACGGGAAAGCTTTGATCTATCCTATAAAGAGCTGGAGGCTATCCTCGATATTCCCGAAAGTACCTGCCGCCAGCACCTGCATCGCGCGAAAGAAAAACTCCAAAAGGATAAAAAGCGCTTTGAATCAGATGTGCCCCGTCACCAGCAATTGCTGGAGGCCTTCATCGTGGCCTGCATGAACCAGGATCAGGATAAACTGATCTCCCTGCTGAAAGAAGATATCAGCTTTTATGGAGACGGTGGGGGCAAAGTTAGTTCCGCTACCAAACCGCTGTTTGGCCGGGATGTGGTGTCCCGCATGGTACTGGGGCTTTTCAGTAAAGTTCCGGTACCTACTCCTTTATATAACGTATTGATGGTGAATGGATTGCCGGCACTGGCGCTCTTCGATGCCATTACCAGGGAACCTATTACCTGTATGTGTTTTGAGCATGAAGGTGAGGCGATCGTTAGCTTCTATTTTATCCGGAACCCGGATAAATTAAAAAATATCCGCTACCAGGGATAA
- a CDS encoding carboxymuconolactone decarboxylase family protein, translated as MEHQLRLQPIEKPKGLYMKLGYWYLKKMIGKVITPAKVVYARVPKLMKVASLFYKVSEQAPLSDDLKIMLKAMVSDLNNCTFCIDITQAYAMRKGSSMKKLGEIHNFATSELFSPAERACLNYVKEATLHKQVPDAVFRELQKHFNEEQIIYITFLMASEVYYNTMNLALGIGSDGLCALQ; from the coding sequence ATGGAACATCAATTAAGACTGCAGCCCATCGAGAAGCCCAAAGGACTATACATGAAACTGGGATACTGGTATCTTAAGAAAATGATCGGCAAAGTGATCACGCCCGCCAAGGTTGTATATGCGAGAGTGCCCAAACTTATGAAAGTAGCCTCCCTTTTCTATAAGGTCAGCGAGCAGGCACCGCTGAGTGACGACCTGAAAATTATGTTAAAGGCAATGGTATCTGATCTGAACAATTGCACCTTCTGCATCGATATTACACAGGCATATGCCATGCGCAAAGGAAGTTCTATGAAGAAATTGGGCGAGATCCACAATTTTGCCACCAGTGAGTTGTTCTCACCTGCAGAACGCGCCTGCCTGAACTATGTAAAGGAAGCGACACTGCACAAACAGGTGCCGGATGCTGTTTTCCGGGAGCTACAGAAACATTTCAATGAGGAACAGATCATCTATATCACTTTTCTCATGGCATCCGAAGTATACTATAATACCATGAACCTTGCGCTGGGAATAGGATCAGACGGACTCTGCGCCCTGCAATAA
- a CDS encoding calcium:proton antiporter, with protein sequence MRLLLQWTAITPILAWALFFTGLVYDSSIFQIIASVLLIGSVMSAVHHSEVIAHRVGEPYGTIILAVAITVIEVSIIISLMVAGGNEAASLARDTIFSATMLILNGIVGLCLFLGGLKFREQIFTKHSATIALVSLIAIVILTLVFPTFTTSVEGPYYSTPQLIFVSIACLVIYSFFLLAQTRRHREYFLAEDGADNAHAIVVSGKKMIVSLVFLLLSLGIVVLLAKTLSPTIEKIVIGYNLPKTLVGVIIAAVILLPEGIAAINAARKNKLQTSLNLALGSALASIGLTIPCVSIVSTLYNMNIILGLDIKSMILLGLSVFTVMLSLASGRTNIVYGAVLLVNLAAFIFLIIHP encoded by the coding sequence ATGAGATTATTATTACAATGGACGGCTATTACACCAATACTGGCCTGGGCCTTATTCTTTACAGGACTGGTCTACGACAGCAGTATTTTTCAGATCATTGCAAGCGTGTTATTGATCGGCAGTGTGATGTCTGCAGTACATCACTCTGAAGTGATCGCGCACCGGGTAGGGGAACCTTACGGTACGATTATTCTCGCGGTGGCAATTACCGTCATCGAGGTATCTATCATTATTTCACTGATGGTGGCCGGGGGCAACGAAGCGGCTTCCCTTGCACGCGATACCATCTTTTCTGCAACCATGTTGATCCTTAACGGTATTGTGGGCCTTTGTCTATTCTTAGGCGGCCTGAAATTCCGGGAACAGATCTTCACTAAACATTCCGCCACCATTGCACTCGTTTCGCTGATTGCCATCGTGATCCTCACGCTGGTGTTCCCTACGTTTACGACTAGTGTAGAAGGACCTTATTATTCAACGCCGCAGCTCATTTTCGTTTCCATCGCCTGCCTGGTCATCTATTCCTTTTTCCTGCTGGCGCAAACCCGCAGGCATCGTGAATATTTCCTGGCGGAAGATGGCGCAGATAACGCCCATGCAATAGTGGTTTCCGGTAAGAAGATGATCGTTAGTCTTGTGTTCCTGTTGCTCAGCCTGGGCATTGTGGTATTGCTGGCTAAAACCCTTTCCCCAACGATCGAGAAGATCGTGATCGGTTACAATCTTCCGAAAACGCTGGTAGGTGTGATCATTGCGGCAGTAATACTTTTGCCGGAAGGGATTGCGGCGATCAACGCAGCCAGGAAGAACAAACTGCAGACAAGCCTGAACCTGGCATTGGGATCTGCACTGGCGAGTATCGGGTTGACCATTCCCTGTGTTTCCATCGTGAGCACGCTGTATAATATGAATATCATTTTAGGGTTGGATATCAAGTCCATGATCTTACTGGGACTTTCAGTGTTCACGGTGATGCTGTCACTCGCCAGCGGGCGGACGAATATTGTGTATGGAGCAGTATTGCTGGTGAATTTAGCAGCGTTTATATTTCTGATCATTCATCCCTGA
- a CDS encoding MGH1-like glycoside hydrolase domain-containing protein, whose protein sequence is MKLIAGFAFCLVFLLATDSAAQIKLPDTTKLNGTHDLQLPAWGPYSKHYAGISHIPDVASGMRFDFSVLPGYYRNKLLVPNVRFESLYFPWNVKNDGSAITYRYELEWKDQVYTDVTYMLIDTASVLVSMHCVNNTALPQNLSLNLVASIEYPDNYGMQQLKFGEGTKWYNAVDYRSLSFATKKPATDLVYDGWMRGEVRDSRLINGRGVGKEFGRQPGDKIEYDVDISPGTKKARLLFIYTMKGGKGSAVQLSGLINQKVTFLPGDTLTVLDIPFEVTGNNNRRLTLTSLGGEEILLNGFVVTTTLSGTPFKIVPAPLLKTPVTEEDLKARTLLLKYQDVPVHYGITWDKEPFKIRSIRNDELDIFFRNETHNHVAKVLNGNTKGDYANVFIRPVELAPFSSQTCTALLACGTHDGVLTALKRNIQLKDTITEEKGILEEGKKYQFSHKMLKSTLLSNVVYPTYTQNQYIKHFTPGKWWNSLYTWDLGFVALGLSTFNPALAAECINTYVTPPGSQSAFIHHGSPLPVQIYVFLELWNKTQSRELLSYFYPRLKQYYQFLAGRYGSSSTNVLSSDLLKTWDYFYNSGGWDDYPPQVGVHSQRLEKQVTPVVTTAHVIRVAKILRMAARALNKGADLKEYDKDINRFSAALQKHSWDAKSGYYSYVMHDATGRAAGFYKDPVSGVNFNMGLDGAYPIISGMCTQDQQGILIDKIFSPQHLWSPSGITVVDQSAPYYRIDGYWNGAVWMPHQWFVWKSMLDMDRSDLAYKVAAKGLDVYKKETDASYYTFEHFLAASGRGAGWHQFSGLSTPVLAWFDAYYKTGTITPGFEIWINEQSFNDDYSAYKANISFDEATLPHKRAILAGMNPAFDYQAQFNGELVVLKRLEKGVLQITLPATNKSGTLIISRSNNHGAGRN, encoded by the coding sequence ATGAAACTAATAGCAGGGTTCGCTTTCTGCCTGGTATTCTTACTGGCTACAGACAGTGCTGCACAGATAAAACTTCCCGATACCACAAAGCTGAATGGCACGCATGACCTTCAGTTACCTGCCTGGGGACCTTACTCCAAACATTATGCGGGCATTTCCCATATTCCGGATGTTGCATCCGGCATGCGGTTCGATTTCTCCGTTTTGCCTGGTTATTACCGCAATAAACTCCTCGTTCCAAACGTACGGTTTGAATCTTTGTATTTTCCCTGGAATGTGAAAAATGACGGGAGTGCTATTACTTACCGGTATGAACTGGAATGGAAGGACCAGGTGTATACAGATGTTACGTATATGTTGATCGATACAGCTTCCGTATTGGTGTCTATGCATTGTGTTAATAATACAGCGCTTCCACAAAACCTTTCCCTGAACCTGGTGGCATCCATAGAATACCCTGATAATTACGGGATGCAGCAATTAAAATTTGGTGAAGGAACGAAGTGGTATAACGCAGTGGACTATCGTTCCCTTTCGTTTGCTACCAAAAAACCTGCTACCGATCTTGTTTACGATGGGTGGATGCGTGGAGAAGTACGGGATTCCCGGCTTATAAATGGCCGCGGCGTTGGAAAAGAATTTGGCCGGCAGCCAGGTGATAAGATCGAGTACGATGTAGACATATCACCCGGTACCAAAAAGGCCAGGCTTCTTTTTATTTACACAATGAAAGGCGGAAAGGGATCAGCCGTGCAACTCTCAGGGCTGATCAATCAGAAAGTTACTTTTTTGCCAGGAGATACACTTACTGTACTGGACATTCCGTTTGAAGTAACAGGCAACAATAACCGGCGTTTAACCCTTACATCACTTGGTGGTGAGGAGATATTGTTGAATGGCTTTGTTGTCACCACAACGCTGTCCGGCACACCTTTTAAGATCGTTCCGGCACCATTGCTTAAAACACCTGTAACGGAAGAAGATCTCAAAGCCCGCACGCTACTGCTGAAATATCAGGATGTACCGGTGCATTACGGGATCACATGGGATAAAGAACCTTTTAAGATCCGTAGTATCAGGAATGATGAACTGGATATCTTTTTCCGGAATGAAACACATAACCATGTGGCTAAGGTGCTGAACGGAAACACGAAAGGAGATTATGCCAATGTTTTTATCAGGCCTGTAGAACTGGCGCCATTTTCCTCGCAAACCTGTACGGCGCTGCTTGCATGCGGAACACATGATGGGGTGCTGACTGCATTGAAAAGAAATATTCAACTGAAAGATACCATCACGGAAGAAAAGGGAATACTGGAAGAGGGAAAGAAATACCAGTTCAGCCATAAGATGCTGAAAAGTACCTTGCTTTCAAATGTGGTATATCCCACTTATACACAAAATCAGTATATCAAACATTTTACACCGGGTAAGTGGTGGAACAGCCTTTATACCTGGGACCTTGGTTTTGTTGCTCTTGGTCTTTCAACATTTAACCCGGCACTTGCTGCTGAATGTATCAATACTTATGTAACACCACCGGGCAGCCAATCTGCATTCATTCACCACGGATCTCCATTGCCTGTTCAGATCTATGTGTTCCTGGAGCTGTGGAATAAAACGCAATCCAGGGAATTACTCAGTTACTTTTATCCCCGGCTTAAACAATATTATCAATTCCTGGCGGGGCGTTACGGAAGTTCTTCCACCAATGTACTGTCATCAGATCTGCTGAAAACCTGGGACTATTTTTACAATTCCGGAGGCTGGGATGATTATCCGCCGCAAGTGGGCGTTCATAGTCAGCGTTTGGAGAAACAGGTAACCCCGGTAGTGACTACAGCACATGTGATCCGTGTAGCTAAGATACTGAGGATGGCAGCCAGGGCACTCAATAAGGGTGCTGATCTTAAAGAATACGACAAAGACATCAACCGGTTTAGCGCGGCGTTGCAAAAGCATTCCTGGGATGCAAAGAGTGGTTACTATTCATATGTGATGCACGATGCTACCGGGCGTGCCGCAGGCTTTTATAAAGACCCTGTATCCGGAGTTAACTTCAATATGGGCCTGGATGGCGCTTACCCAATAATATCAGGGATGTGTACGCAGGATCAACAGGGAATTTTAATAGATAAGATCTTTTCACCCCAACACTTGTGGAGCCCTTCCGGGATTACGGTTGTGGACCAGTCGGCTCCGTATTACCGGATAGATGGTTACTGGAACGGAGCTGTATGGATGCCGCATCAGTGGTTTGTGTGGAAGAGCATGCTGGATATGGATAGAAGTGATCTTGCCTATAAAGTAGCTGCGAAGGGCCTGGATGTTTATAAAAAAGAAACAGATGCCTCCTATTATACCTTTGAACACTTTCTGGCAGCATCCGGCAGAGGTGCAGGCTGGCATCAGTTCTCCGGTTTGTCAACACCCGTGCTGGCCTGGTTTGACGCATATTATAAAACAGGAACCATCACTCCGGGATTTGAGATCTGGATCAACGAACAGTCATTTAATGATGATTATAGCGCGTATAAAGCGAATATTTCTTTTGATGAAGCAACCCTTCCGCATAAACGCGCTATACTGGCAGGAATGAATCCGGCGTTTGACTACCAGGCGCAGTTCAATGGAGAGCTGGTTGTTCTCAAACGATTGGAGAAAGGTGTGCTGCAGATCACCCTTCCTGCTACTAATAAGAGCGGAACGCTGATTATCAGCCGTAGCAACAACCATGGGGCTGGTCGCAATTAA